TTATTGGCGGCGGTTATGCGGGCACATTTTTAGCGCATCATTTATTGATGAAGCAAATCCCGTTTATATTAATAACAGATCAGCATGAAAGTGCTTCCCGCGTATCTGCGGGAATGGTGAATCCGGCCGTATTAAAGAAATTCACCACATTTTGGCTGGCACAGGAACAGATAGAACTGCTGCATGAGGTTTGTACTGAAATTGAATCTTACACCGGTAAAAATCACCTGATAAAAGAAACTGTCCACCGCATTTTCCATGATGAGAACGAACAGAGATTATGGCTGAAAAAATCAGAAAGAGAAGATCTCGCTCCGTTCCTGAATCCTGTTTTCAGAACTTTCTCTACCATTCGTAATCCACATCAGACCGGGGAAGTCCTGCAATCCTGCCGGATCGATGTTTCTTCATTTTTTGAAGAGGTACATGGTTATTTTAAATCAAAAGGCTACTTGCAGCACGCGCATTTTAATTATACGGAGATTGATCTAAAACAAAAGACATATCGTGACATCAAATTTAAAAAGATAATATTCTGCGAAGGAATGAAGGTGCGGCAGAATCCATATTTCTCGTGGCTGCCGGTTCACCCAAACAAAGGCCATCACCTTACCGTAAAACTTTCTTCGCCATTAGCCTTCAAGGCAACCTTAAAGAAAAAACACTTTCTTTTTCCTCTAAATAAAGAGCAATATTATTACGGCGGAACGTACGACAGAGACCAAACCGATGACGGATTTGATCAAAATGCCATCGCACAGTTACAGGCAGGATTGTCTGAGTTTTATCCGCATCCCTTTGAAACAGCAAGTGTTCATTACGGTTTTCGTCCTACGGTGAAGGATCGCCGGCCCGTCATAGGCGCACATCCTGAACATGATTTTATGTATGTATTCAACGGTTTAGGCGCGCGCGGGGTGCTCAATGGCTGTTATTTTGCGCGGGAACTTCGAGATCATCTGCAATTCGCGAAACCGCTGCCGCAGGAAGTGCGATTAGACAGATTTGAGGAATAAAAAAAGCCCTTGAATATTCAAAGGCTTTGTCAGCAGAGAGGAAGGGATTCGAACCCTCGATACAGTTACCCGTATACTACCTTTCCAGGGTAGCTCCTTCAACCACTCGGACACCTCTCTAATTGAAGACTGCAAAAATAAGATATTTATACCAAACTTGAAAGCAGAAGCCAGAAAATATTTCATTTAAGAAACAGTTACTTCACCGCAGAGGTTCCTTGCAAAATTATCAGCAAAAGATCCGGTGTAGTTCGGGTTTTCCAGTACATGCATAGCTTTGGTAATGGCGCTTTCAGCAGTCATATCATAACCGCTGATGGCTCCTATTTTCGAGAAGATATTAGAGTTGGTATATTTCCCGAAACTGATGCCACCTGAAACGCATTGCGAGACCACTACGATTTCGGTACCCCTGTCGCGCAGCATCTGCAATGTTTGCTGAGTTTTTGGCGTGTTGAAAATAGTCCCAGACCCGAAAACCTGCAATATCAGGACTTTCATCTTAGGGATCTCAGCGAAATGCTCTAAGTGCATTCCAGGGAAGATCCGCCAGAAAAGCACTTCTTGCGAAATATGGTCGTCCATATAAAAGTCGGCGTCAGATCTTGTGCGCCACAGAAAATCTTTTTCGATGTTCAGATGCACACCAGACTGCCCAAGTATCGGGTAATTAGGACTTTGATACGCATCGAAATATTCCGCGGAATACTTCAGCGTGCGGTTCCCGCGCAATAGCTTATATTCAAAATAGATCGTGACTTCCTGAATTACCGCCTCATCATTCTCATAAAGACTCGCGTAGTACAGGCTGGTCAGCAGATTTTCCTTCGCATCCGTACGCAGGTCACCAATTGGTAACTGCGAGCCTGTAAGGATCACCGGTTTCCGCAGATTTTTTAGCATAAAACTAAGGGCAGATGCGGTGTAAGACATCGTGTCGGTACCATGCAAAATCAAGAAGCCATCATATGAATCATAATTTTTAGCAATGTATTTAGCGATTTTCTTCCATTCTTTAGGTCCCATATCAGAAGAATCCAAGGGTTTTTTGAACGGCTGCACCGAAATTTCACACTCTATGAGGTTCATTTCAGGCATTTTCTCAAAAATATTGCTAAAATCAAAGGCGCGCAGGCTCCCGGTATCGTAATCTTTTTCCATACCAATGGTTCCGCCGGTATAGATGAGGAGTACTTTTCTTTTCATAAATTCAAAAATACGTTATTTAATGATATGGCCAATGCTTTGGGCGCCTGTTTCCGTCTTCCACTCCCGCTTTTTTGCTGCGCTGCGCTGCGCAAAAAGAGCTCCGTTCAAGCCGGGGCGCAGGGTAGAAACAGGCAATGTAGTTACGATGTAAAATCTGGGCGACAAACACTCTTTTTGGCGCTCGCTTCGCTCGCGCCACCAACACATTATACCCACCTCACACCTATTCTCCACGAAAATCCTTATTTTTGACTTATGAATCACCAGCAGACCTTCCAATATCTCAAGCAGTTTTTGACTGATGAACGTTTGGCCAAGATAGAACATTTCGCCACCGAAAGTTCAGATTTTGTAGTACCGGTGATGGAAGACATCTATCAGTTCCGGAATGCCGCGGCTATTGTACGGTCGGCGGAAGCGTGTGGTTTCCATAAAATAATTGCGATGGAAAGTGCCCACGTCTTCAACCCGAATCTTAAAGTCACAAAAGGAGCCGAATCTTGGGTAGAAGTTCAGAAAAAACCACATACACTGGATTCACTGAAGGAAATGAAAGGTTCAGGCTATAAGATATTGGCTGTTTCGCCCGAGAAAAATGCCACCATGTTGCCCGATTACGACATTACAGAACCTGTGGCATTGGTTTTTGGGACAGAAAAAGAAGGCGTAACCGATGAGATCCTGCATTTCGCTGATGAAACACTTGCCATCCCGATGTACGGGTTTACAAAAAGTTTTAACGTATCGGTAGCGGCGGCGATATGTTTTTATGAACTGAAGCAGAAGCTGATCAATTCAGGTGTCGATTATAAACTTTCCGAAGAAAAACTTTGGGCGCTGAAAGTTCGTTGGGCCCAGAACTCGATTCCGAGTGGTGATAGAATAGTAGCTAAATATATAGCAGACCATCAAAATAACACGTATGAATGATTTTGTTTACCATCCTCTTCTGAACCTTCCCCTGATCGTAGGTGCAATTTTCTTTTTAGCCGGGCTGGTCCAACTGAAATTTCCACCAAAGGAAATAAATTTTCTCTACGGTTACCGCACAGCGCAATTCATGGCGAACCAGGAAAAATGGGATTTTGCGCAGAAATATGCGGCGAAGCAAATGATGATTGGCGGACTGTTCTTATTACTGCTCGCGCTGTTTCTAATAATGATAGATCTCAGATCGTACGTGAATTTTGTCTCGGGTTTAGGACTTGTATTTTTGGGAATGTTGCTGTTTTACTTTCGTGTTGAAAAAGCCATTAAGCGCAAATTTGGCAATTTTTAAATCATTTTAAAATAATTCCATGCAGCGACAAAAACTCCTGCGGTTTCCGTACGCAAACGCTGCTTCCCGAGTGAAACGGCTTTGATGCCTTTTTCCGCCAAAACATTGATTTCCTTTTCAGAAAAATCCCCTTCCGGTCCTATTAGAAACGTGATGTTTTTCTCAAAGTTGATTGATTTTAGGTCAGTCCTTTGCAGATTTTCGTTGCAGTGGGCTACGAAAGTAGTTTCTGCATCTAACGTTTTAATGAAATCAGAAAATTTAGTGATTTCATTAATTTTTGGGAAATGAACGCGCAGACTTTGTTTTGAAGCCGAAACCGCTTGTTTCCGCAGTTTTTCAATGTTGATGTTTTTACGTTCGGTTTTTTCTGTAAGGATGATGCTGATTTCTGATACCGCCATTTCAACAGCTTTTTCAAGAAAAAACGCTATACGGTCGATGTTTTTGGTCGGCGCGATAGCGATATGAAGTTTTTGTGAAAATCCTGGTAAGTTCTCCTTTGTTTCAAGGATGTCCAGGGAAACTTTTTTGCCTTCAAAACGCAGTGTTCCTTTTGCCAGGTTTCCCTTGCCGTCGGTAATATGTATTTCTTCGCCCTCTTTCATGCGCAGCACTTTTACGATGTGGGTTTGCTCATCTTCATGCAGGGCGACTTCCGGGAAGATTTCTCCAAAGAACAATTTCATGGCTGGGATTTTTGCGTAAAACCTTCCTCGATATCATATCTTGCAGTGGCAGAAACCGAAAGGTCGGCAAATTCTTTACGGTCATACTTCAGTTTTGCGACCATTGCGATCATGGCGGCGTTGTCGGTGGTATATTCGAATTTAGGAATGTAAATATTCCAGCCGAGTTTTTCTGCCCGAAGCTGCATGGCTTCGCGAAGCGCTGAGTTTGCGGAAACACCACCGGCAATCGCTATTTCATTTATCTGTAAATCTTTTGCGGCTTTTTCTACTTTATTCATCAAGATATCAATAATGGATTTCTGGACAGAAGCACAAAGATCTGCAAGATTTTCCTGTATAAATTCAGGTTTTTTCTTTATTTCCTTCTGAATGAAATATAGTACAGAGGTTTTGATGCCGCTAAAGCTGTAATCATAATTTTCCAGGCGAGGTTTGCTGAAGGTAAAAGCCGTATCGTTGCCTGTTTTGGCCAGACGGTCGACAATTGGGCCGGCCGGATAGTCGAGCCCAAAAATTTTCCCGATTTTATCAAAGGCTTCACCCGCGGCGTCATCAATCGTTTTTCCGATAATCTCCATATCGAAATAGTCTTTCACTAATACGATCATTGTATGACCGCCCGAAACGGTGAGGCAAATAAAAGGGAAAATGGGTGCTTTATCATTGGCATCCTCAATAAAATGGGCTAAAATATGAGCTTGTAGGTGGTTTACCTCTATCAATGGCACATCCAGACTCATTGAAAGAGACTTGGCAAAAGAGGTGCCTACGAGCAGCGAACCTAATAGGCCGGGACCACGCGTGAAACCGATAGCCGAAATATCTTTTTGTTGTATATTTGCTTTCGTCATGGCTTTTTCCACAACCGGGATAATGTTTTGCTGATGGGCCCGCGAGGCAAGTTCGGGTACCACACCGCCGTATTCATTGTGGATTTGCTGATTTGCTGCAACATTCGAGAGGATTTGATTCCCGCGGATGATTGCGGCTGAAGTGTCGTCACAGGACGATTCTATACCTAAAATTATTGAGTCGCTCATTACAATGGCAAATTTAGAGAATAATAACGATAACGAACATAAAAAATCGGTAGCCGAGAACATTGGTGACACGGTGCAGAAAGGCGTAGAGAACCTTCAGGACACGGTAAAAGGCGCCAAACAACTCGCTTCTGATGCTATAAAACATCCGGTAGATACGGCGGGGCAATTTGTGGACCAAGCCGCGAAAGATGTCACAAGCTATAAATGGTGGGCGAAATTACTGTTAGTGCTGTTTTGGACGACACTTTTTCTGGTAACCTCTTTTATCATCATCGTAAGTCTTCCGGCTACAAAAAACTGGGCCGCGCAGAAGGTAATTGAAAAATTGAATGAAGACCTTAAGGCCCAGATGTCGTTTGAACGCGTGGAGGTGAGTTACTTCGGCGACATTCATATACACAATGTGGGTATAAAGGATTACCGGAATTTCCAGTTTCTGAAAGCTGAGGAACTTTACGCGGACTCAGACTGGTTTTCGATCATCAGTAACTCACGAAACCTGCAGTTTCAGTCGCTTTCGTTAAAGAAATTAGATTTAAAAGTCATTACATATAAAGGTGACAGCATCTCGAATTTCGTACGTTTTGTGAACCTTTTCGACTCTCCGCCACCTACGGTAAAGCGCGAGCCCTTTCAGTTGAAATCCCGCATTTTCATTACAGAATCCCGGGTTTCTATCATCAATCAAAACAGTGAAGGCGAAGCCGGCAAATGGCTCTCTGCCGAGAACCTGAATTTGGTAGTGCCTGAACTCCGCGTGAACGGTCCGGATGTTTTTGCGCAGATCAATAACCTGCGCTTCACTACAGAACGTTATGGAAAAAAACATATCGTTGATACTTTTTCCACCGATCTTTCGCTTACAAAAAAGCATCTTTTTCTTAAAGATTTAACATTAAATACCAACTATTCATTATTACAGGGCGACATCAAATTCAATCTGAACAATGGCTCATGGGCAAATTTTGCAGACCGTGTGCGGTGGGACATGGTATTACAGCCAGGCAGCCAAATCAGCGGCTACGACATCAGCTATTTCGTGACCAACTGGGATAATACGAAACCTATTAATGTATCTGGCTCGATGACAGGGCCTTTAAACAATTTTTATCTGAACAATTTCCTGATCCGGAATCCGCAGGTAAACATTAGAACCGGGACAATGAAAGTTGCACGCATTCTGCAAGGTAACTTCCTGATTGAAACCAATACCCTGGCAACTGATTTTACATATAAGGAACTGAAAAACATGCTGCCGACATTCATTTCCACGAAGATGAAAAACTTCGCGGATGATTTTGGCAGGCTGAAATATAATGGCGCAGTTCGGGTGACACCTGAGCAGGTTTTTGTCCCTCGCGCGAGTCTTATTACCGGTATCGGACAGGCGAAGATTAATAATTTTTATCTTGAGGATTTTAGCACCAACTTGCCAAAATATCGTGGTTATGCAGAACTGAATGA
This DNA window, taken from Chryseobacterium sp. 6424, encodes the following:
- a CDS encoding RsmE family RNA methyltransferase, which codes for MKLFFGEIFPEVALHEDEQTHIVKVLRMKEGEEIHITDGKGNLAKGTLRFEGKKVSLDILETKENLPGFSQKLHIAIAPTKNIDRIAFFLEKAVEMAVSEISIILTEKTERKNINIEKLRKQAVSASKQSLRVHFPKINEITKFSDFIKTLDAETTFVAHCNENLQRTDLKSINFEKNITFLIGPEGDFSEKEINVLAEKGIKAVSLGKQRLRTETAGVFVAAWNYFKMI
- the tsaD gene encoding tRNA (adenosine(37)-N6)-threonylcarbamoyltransferase complex transferase subunit TsaD encodes the protein MSDSIILGIESSCDDTSAAIIRGNQILSNVAANQQIHNEYGGVVPELASRAHQQNIIPVVEKAMTKANIQQKDISAIGFTRGPGLLGSLLVGTSFAKSLSMSLDVPLIEVNHLQAHILAHFIEDANDKAPIFPFICLTVSGGHTMIVLVKDYFDMEIIGKTIDDAAGEAFDKIGKIFGLDYPAGPIVDRLAKTGNDTAFTFSKPRLENYDYSFSGIKTSVLYFIQKEIKKKPEFIQENLADLCASVQKSIIDILMNKVEKAAKDLQINEIAIAGGVSANSALREAMQLRAEKLGWNIYIPKFEYTTDNAAMIAMVAKLKYDRKEFADLSVSATARYDIEEGFTQKSQP
- a CDS encoding asparaginase, which translates into the protein MKRKVLLIYTGGTIGMEKDYDTGSLRAFDFSNIFEKMPEMNLIECEISVQPFKKPLDSSDMGPKEWKKIAKYIAKNYDSYDGFLILHGTDTMSYTASALSFMLKNLRKPVILTGSQLPIGDLRTDAKENLLTSLYYASLYENDEAVIQEVTIYFEYKLLRGNRTLKYSAEYFDAYQSPNYPILGQSGVHLNIEKDFLWRTRSDADFYMDDHISQEVLFWRIFPGMHLEHFAEIPKMKVLILQVFGSGTIFNTPKTQQTLQMLRDRGTEIVVVSQCVSGGISFGKYTNSNIFSKIGAISGYDMTAESAITKAMHVLENPNYTGSFADNFARNLCGEVTVS
- a CDS encoding SdpI family protein — its product is MNDFVYHPLLNLPLIVGAIFFLAGLVQLKFPPKEINFLYGYRTAQFMANQEKWDFAQKYAAKQMMIGGLFLLLLALFLIMIDLRSYVNFVSGLGLVFLGMLLFYFRVEKAIKRKFGNF
- a CDS encoding NAD(P)/FAD-dependent oxidoreductase, with product MKEVDYLIIGGGYAGTFLAHHLLMKQIPFILITDQHESASRVSAGMVNPAVLKKFTTFWLAQEQIELLHEVCTEIESYTGKNHLIKETVHRIFHDENEQRLWLKKSEREDLAPFLNPVFRTFSTIRNPHQTGEVLQSCRIDVSSFFEEVHGYFKSKGYLQHAHFNYTEIDLKQKTYRDIKFKKIIFCEGMKVRQNPYFSWLPVHPNKGHHLTVKLSSPLAFKATLKKKHFLFPLNKEQYYYGGTYDRDQTDDGFDQNAIAQLQAGLSEFYPHPFETASVHYGFRPTVKDRRPVIGAHPEHDFMYVFNGLGARGVLNGCYFARELRDHLQFAKPLPQEVRLDRFEE
- a CDS encoding TrmH family RNA methyltransferase; translation: MNHQQTFQYLKQFLTDERLAKIEHFATESSDFVVPVMEDIYQFRNAAAIVRSAEACGFHKIIAMESAHVFNPNLKVTKGAESWVEVQKKPHTLDSLKEMKGSGYKILAVSPEKNATMLPDYDITEPVALVFGTEKEGVTDEILHFADETLAIPMYGFTKSFNVSVAAAICFYELKQKLINSGVDYKLSEEKLWALKVRWAQNSIPSGDRIVAKYIADHQNNTYE